Proteins encoded in a region of the Coleofasciculus chthonoplastes PCC 7420 genome:
- a CDS encoding matrixin family metalloprotease, giving the protein MVQSNTNPFNEQEQSAASISADQGGNYSYCSLPEVAPRDLSEIVDRNRANLIQFLDKKWVNGTILHYYFFDQPTEWATTETEKNVVRQAFNTWKQVGMGLEFKEVNLPDEAEIRIGFLRGDGAWSYIGRDILNIGRDERTMNFGWDLTRFPGEINTAIHEIGHTLGLPHEHQNPNAGIVWDEEAVYASLAAPPNNWDRETTYYNIIRKINPDMVQGSNWDPNSVMHYPFGAGLIKEPPQYQNGLTPEPGLSERDTTWVKQFYPLLEEEDYTELKPFQSVPLTIAPGEQMNFRIEPNATRSYMIRTFGTSDTVMVLFEEVDGELRYLTGDDDSGEDYNAEIKVRLFRGRRYVLRIRLYYSDRAGETAVMMW; this is encoded by the coding sequence ATGGTTCAATCAAATACCAACCCATTCAATGAACAAGAGCAATCAGCGGCATCCATATCGGCTGATCAAGGAGGGAACTATTCCTATTGCTCACTCCCTGAAGTAGCGCCGCGTGACTTGTCAGAGATTGTAGATCGCAATCGTGCCAATCTGATCCAATTTCTGGATAAAAAATGGGTAAACGGCACAATCTTACATTATTATTTCTTCGATCAGCCAACAGAGTGGGCAACCACTGAGACTGAAAAAAATGTTGTGCGTCAAGCCTTTAACACCTGGAAACAGGTGGGAATGGGTCTCGAATTTAAAGAAGTCAATTTACCAGATGAGGCAGAAATCCGGATTGGTTTCCTGCGTGGAGATGGCGCTTGGTCTTATATTGGCAGAGATATTCTCAATATCGGGCGGGATGAGCGAACCATGAATTTTGGTTGGGATTTAACCCGATTTCCGGGAGAAATTAACACCGCCATTCATGAGATTGGTCATACACTCGGACTTCCTCACGAGCACCAAAATCCTAATGCTGGAATTGTTTGGGACGAAGAAGCGGTTTACGCTTCACTCGCTGCACCTCCGAATAATTGGGATCGAGAAACCACCTATTACAATATCATTCGCAAGATTAACCCGGATATGGTGCAAGGGTCAAACTGGGACCCCAACTCAGTTATGCACTATCCCTTTGGTGCGGGTTTAATCAAAGAACCGCCACAGTATCAAAATGGGTTAACTCCAGAACCTGGATTATCGGAACGGGATACGACTTGGGTTAAGCAGTTTTACCCACTTTTAGAAGAGGAGGATTACACCGAATTAAAACCCTTTCAATCGGTTCCGTTAACCATCGCGCCAGGGGAACAGATGAATTTCCGGATCGAACCTAATGCGACGCGATCCTATATGATTCGCACGTTTGGCACATCAGACACAGTTATGGTTCTGTTTGAAGAGGTTGACGGTGAACTTCGTTATCTTACCGGAGATGACGATAGTGGTGAAGACTACAATGCTGAGATTAAGGTCAGGTTATTTCGGGGGCGTCGATATGTTTTACGTATCCGTCTCTACTATAGCGATCGCGCCGGAGAAACAGCCGTGATGATGTGGTAA
- the tumA gene encoding antitoxin TumA has translation MRKERVQYTSPLDALIAVAKRLSLYENQQNMDSEDFFDRYSKAQLSDAAVFIEWANDYRHYLGLRQDLEKQLQNVA, from the coding sequence ATGCGAAAAGAACGAGTGCAATATACGTCGCCTTTGGATGCACTGATAGCCGTAGCCAAGCGACTCAGTTTGTATGAAAATCAGCAAAATATGGACTCTGAGGATTTTTTTGATCGCTATAGTAAAGCTCAGCTCTCAGATGCGGCAGTTTTTATTGAATGGGCGAATGATTATCGTCACTATTTAGGGTTACGCCAGGACTTAGAAAAGCAGTTGCAAAATGTTGCATAA
- a CDS encoding type II toxin-antitoxin system RelE/ParE family toxin encodes MSRYLISPSASRDLNAIADYFLTRNVDAGERLFQEFTKKCQYIAQFPNLGKSYSYLRPSLRGLPLDGYIILYRLVEDGVEIVRVVSGRQDLESLFSESDEE; translated from the coding sequence ATGAGTCGTTATCTGATTTCACCTTCTGCGAGTCGGGATTTGAATGCTATTGCTGACTATTTCTTGACTAGGAATGTGGACGCTGGAGAGAGGTTATTTCAGGAGTTCACTAAAAAGTGTCAATACATAGCACAATTTCCTAACTTAGGGAAAAGTTACAGTTATCTGCGACCTTCATTACGAGGGTTACCTTTAGATGGATATATTATTTTATATCGACTTGTTGAAGATGGGGTTGAAATTGTGCGGGTGGTGAGTGGTCGTCAAGATTTAGAATCCTTGTTTTCTGAGTCGGATGAAGAATGA
- a CDS encoding ribbon-helix-helix domain-containing protein, whose translation MNISLKPEHEEFIQSQVVSGRFANQEEVIDMAFRLLKKLQGEYEQWIEETRNKIDVGIAELDRGEGLDGDTVVAVILERFKQARQEIE comes from the coding sequence ATGAATATTAGTTTAAAACCGGAACATGAAGAATTTATTCAATCTCAAGTGGTAAGTGGAAGATTTGCCAATCAGGAGGAAGTAATTGATATGGCTTTTCGCTTGTTAAAAAAGCTTCAGGGTGAGTATGAACAATGGATAGAGGAAACGCGGAATAAAATTGATGTAGGGATTGCAGAACTTGATCGAGGGGAAGGATTAGATGGGGACACTGTTGTCGCGGTGATTTTAGAGAGATTTAAACAAGCCCGTCAAGAGATAGAATGA
- a CDS encoding ribonuclease Z, translating to MQITFLGTSSGVPTRSRNVSSVTLRLPQRAEFWLFDCGEGTQHQLLRSELKTSQLRRIFITHLHGDHIFGLMGLLASCGLAGNVDRVDIYGPPGLNEYLKACGKYSHTRFSFPTQVHTVSPGIIYEDEEYTVICGALKHRVTAFGYRIVEKDRPGRFDVEKAKALKIPSGPIYGQLKRGETVTLDDGRKIQGKDLCGEPEIGRKFVYCTDTVYCDGAVDLAQDADVLIHEATFAHQDSQLAFERLHSTSTMAAQVALSAGVKQLIMTHFSPRYAPGNNIGLEDLLKEAQAIFPKTKLAYDFFSYEIPRRRVPELVVEGR from the coding sequence GTGCAAATTACATTTTTAGGAACCAGTTCCGGAGTACCCACGCGATCGCGCAATGTGTCCAGTGTGACGTTGCGTCTCCCTCAACGGGCAGAGTTTTGGCTGTTTGACTGTGGTGAAGGCACTCAGCATCAGCTTTTACGCAGTGAACTCAAAACCAGTCAACTTCGCCGCATTTTTATCACCCATTTGCACGGTGACCATATCTTTGGCTTAATGGGACTACTGGCTAGCTGTGGTTTAGCCGGTAATGTTGATCGGGTTGATATTTATGGTCCTCCCGGTCTTAATGAGTATTTAAAAGCGTGCGGCAAATACTCTCATACTCGTTTTTCATTCCCCACTCAGGTACACACCGTTAGCCCCGGCATTATTTACGAGGATGAGGAATATACGGTCATCTGTGGAGCGCTTAAGCATCGTGTGACGGCGTTTGGATATCGCATCGTTGAAAAAGATCGTCCGGGACGATTTGATGTGGAAAAAGCCAAGGCATTAAAGATTCCATCTGGACCAATTTATGGTCAACTTAAACGGGGAGAAACCGTCACCCTAGACGATGGACGTAAAATTCAGGGCAAAGACTTGTGTGGAGAACCCGAAATTGGGCGTAAATTTGTTTACTGTACGGATACGGTTTATTGTGATGGAGCAGTAGACCTTGCTCAGGATGCTGATGTGTTAATTCATGAAGCAACGTTTGCTCATCAGGATTCTCAACTGGCATTTGAACGGTTACATTCCACATCAACAATGGCAGCACAAGTGGCGTTAAGTGCTGGCGTTAAGCAGTTAATTATGACCCATTTTAGCCCGCGCTATGCACCCGGAAATAACATTGGGTTAGAGGATTTGCTTAAGGAAGCCCAAGCCATTTTCCCAAAAACAAAATTGGCGTATGATTTCTTCAGTTACGAAATACCCCGGCGTCGTGTCCCAGAGTTAGTGGTAGAGGGGAGATGA
- a CDS encoding DUF421 domain-containing protein, with product MMQALGDTISWALGLEAPTLNVWQMGLRAAIIYGAALIMVRVIGDRRFIGKHAAMDVLLGVILGSTLSRAINGAAPYFPTLGAALVLVGMHGLVSALAFHVERFDVWVKGKPRTLIREGQVNRKAMRKSHISDRDLESSLRLKGKITEPMQVEIARLESNGDISVMPKPKPPRVIEVSVEAGVQTVRIEVD from the coding sequence ATGATGCAGGCACTTGGGGATACAATTAGCTGGGCATTGGGACTCGAAGCCCCAACGCTCAATGTGTGGCAGATGGGATTACGGGCAGCAATTATCTATGGGGCGGCGTTGATCATGGTACGGGTGATTGGCGATCGCCGCTTTATCGGCAAACACGCGGCGATGGATGTGCTGCTGGGTGTGATTCTGGGGTCTACCTTGAGTCGTGCGATTAATGGGGCTGCGCCCTATTTTCCTACATTAGGCGCAGCGTTAGTTTTAGTGGGAATGCATGGGCTAGTGTCAGCACTGGCGTTTCATGTTGAGCGTTTTGATGTTTGGGTTAAGGGTAAGCCTCGGACATTAATTCGCGAGGGTCAAGTGAATCGCAAGGCGATGCGAAAAAGTCATATTAGTGACAGAGATTTAGAGTCATCGTTGCGTCTCAAGGGAAAAATCACTGAACCCATGCAGGTGGAAATTGCTCGTCTAGAAAGTAATGGTGACATCAGTGTCATGCCCAAACCTAAGCCACCGAGGGTGATCGAGGTGTCTGTGGAAGCGGGTGTGCAAACGGTGCGAATTGAGGTGGATTGA
- a CDS encoding DUF389 domain-containing protein has product MPLLEERVEPGWYSVVVALAAGVSGTIALVKQKVDTLVGTVAALALVPAAAAAAIAFMSHDPLRGVGGLELLAINVGLIILAGMITVLMIGSEPSS; this is encoded by the coding sequence TTGCCCCTACTGGAAGAACGGGTAGAACCGGGTTGGTACAGTGTTGTGGTTGCTTTGGCAGCGGGGGTGTCTGGAACCATTGCTTTAGTGAAACAGAAAGTCGATACATTAGTGGGAACGGTTGCAGCTTTAGCATTAGTCCCGGCGGCAGCAGCGGCGGCGATCGCGTTTATGTCCCATGATCCGCTTCGGGGTGTTGGTGGCTTAGAGTTGCTGGCGATTAATGTTGGGTTAATTATCTTGGCAGGTATGATCACAGTGCTGATGATCGGATCTGAGCCGTCAAGTTAA
- a CDS encoding SpoIID/LytB domain-containing protein: MRSRRFPFTVVDMLKLMIRSGGRHWWLSFLLWMIVVSPAQALTELRVAIEEGVSRVKVGSSTKAIVRDSAGQPVGELAPMNGFDAQSGGSQVRLGNWRSGSLWIEPTEDGLVWIGDRWYRGRTRLVATGGRLTVVNHVDFEQYLYSVIGSEMSPSWPQESLKAQAVAARTYALYKRAESGNSVYDVGDTVKWQVYKGLETEAESTHTAVNATAGQILTYGGDVILSVFHSSSGGHTENVEDIWSKPLAYLRGVPDYDVGAPVFQWTQTFSGSELGRRIGGVGRVTSMTPERTTPHGRVVTMRVKGTGGSKRVSGNDMRKALGLKSTLFTVSNMGGSFQVSGRGYGHGLGLSQWGAHNLAQQGVNYQQILSHYYQQAAISQLP, from the coding sequence ATGAGATCTAGACGTTTTCCCTTCACTGTGGTAGATATGCTCAAGTTAATGATTCGCTCTGGAGGGCGTCATTGGTGGCTCTCTTTTTTATTGTGGATGATCGTCGTCAGTCCCGCCCAAGCCCTAACAGAATTACGGGTGGCGATTGAAGAAGGCGTCAGTCGCGTTAAGGTGGGAAGTTCAACCAAAGCCATTGTTCGCGATAGCGCGGGTCAACCTGTGGGAGAACTGGCGCCGATGAATGGTTTTGACGCCCAATCTGGAGGAAGTCAGGTTCGGTTAGGAAATTGGCGTTCGGGATCACTGTGGATTGAACCCACTGAGGATGGTTTGGTTTGGATAGGCGATCGCTGGTATCGGGGGCGGACTCGATTAGTAGCGACGGGGGGACGATTAACGGTGGTTAATCATGTGGACTTTGAGCAATATCTCTACAGCGTGATTGGCTCAGAAATGAGTCCGAGTTGGCCCCAAGAATCCCTCAAAGCCCAAGCTGTTGCGGCTCGTACCTACGCCCTCTATAAACGAGCTGAATCAGGGAATAGCGTCTACGATGTCGGTGATACAGTTAAGTGGCAAGTGTACAAAGGACTGGAAACTGAAGCCGAAAGCACTCATACCGCCGTCAACGCCACAGCCGGACAGATTTTGACCTACGGCGGTGATGTGATTCTATCCGTTTTCCATTCCTCGTCGGGTGGACATACAGAAAATGTGGAAGATATTTGGAGTAAACCCCTAGCCTATCTGCGAGGAGTTCCCGATTATGATGTGGGCGCACCTGTCTTTCAGTGGACTCAAACCTTTTCCGGTAGCGAATTAGGACGCCGGATTGGTGGAGTTGGGCGCGTCACTTCTATGACCCCAGAACGGACAACTCCCCATGGGCGCGTTGTCACCATGAGAGTCAAAGGAACAGGGGGGAGTAAGCGGGTTAGTGGCAATGATATGCGTAAGGCGCTGGGACTGAAAAGTACACTGTTTACGGTGAGTAATATGGGTGGGAGTTTTCAAGTTAGTGGTCGCGGCTATGGTCACGGATTAGGATTAAGTCAATGGGGGGCGCATAATTTAGCGCAACAGGGTGTTAACTATCAACAGATTTTGAGTCACTACTATCAACAGGCAGCAATTTCTCAGCTTCCGTAA
- a CDS encoding papain fold toxin domain-containing protein, protein MLFLTEPLDDAAIAELYQAIGNIVVRFPLLHCQDCASTLKRWLKQRQIPGKLWRLSTRYDNEDFILSQRQEQQGCFETITENGIHYGIEVYGKIFDNLSREGLTPDEWVKDFTSLSNEFDVKVIQEF, encoded by the coding sequence GTGCTTTTCCTGACAGAACCTTTAGATGATGCTGCCATTGCAGAACTTTATCAAGCGATCGGTAATATTGTTGTCCGATTTCCCCTGCTTCATTGTCAAGACTGTGCCAGTACCCTCAAACGATGGCTCAAACAACGCCAAATTCCAGGAAAACTGTGGCGACTTTCAACTCGATACGACAATGAAGACTTTATCCTCAGCCAGCGCCAAGAACAGCAGGGGTGTTTTGAAACCATTACTGAAAACGGGATTCACTATGGTATTGAAGTCTATGGAAAAATATTTGATAATCTTTCACGAGAAGGGTTAACACCCGACGAGTGGGTCAAAGATTTTACCTCCTTATCTAACGAATTTGACGTGAAAGTGATTCAAGAGTTTTAA
- a CDS encoding HNH endonuclease, translating into MTVNETVRQQVRERANGLCEYCHSPEKICTTRFTIDHIVPRSLNGSDHLNNLAFACRRCNERRYNFVAGYDQITETIVPLFNPRQQKWSDHFIWSADGKEILGTTPIGRATCDRLDLNDTRYPEEESIRSARELWKRVGLHPPKTDPSQSA; encoded by the coding sequence ATGACCGTTAATGAGACAGTACGTCAACAAGTGCGAGAGAGAGCCAATGGATTGTGTGAATATTGTCATTCTCCCGAAAAGATTTGCACAACTCGTTTTACGATTGATCATATTGTACCCCGTTCTCTGAATGGTTCCGATCACTTGAATAACCTAGCTTTTGCTTGTCGCCGTTGCAACGAGCGTCGCTATAATTTCGTGGCTGGATACGATCAAATCACTGAAACGATTGTTCCTCTTTTTAACCCACGCCAGCAAAAATGGTCTGACCATTTTATCTGGAGTGCGGATGGGAAAGAAATCCTGGGAACAACGCCCATTGGTCGAGCAACGTGCGATCGGCTTGATCTCAATGATACCCGCTATCCAGAAGAGGAATCGATCCGAAGTGCGCGAGAATTATGGAAAAGAGTCGGTTTACATCCTCCCAAAACTGATCCAAGCCAATCCGCTTAA
- a CDS encoding addiction module protein translates to MASVEKVMKEALSLPSALRAWLAEKLVESLEYDIDETLQTLWVTEAKKRRDEIRSGLVQPIPGEEALAQVRRLLES, encoded by the coding sequence ATGGCTTCTGTCGAGAAGGTAATGAAAGAAGCTTTATCATTGCCTAGTGCATTGAGAGCGTGGTTGGCAGAAAAGCTAGTTGAAAGTCTTGAGTATGATATAGATGAGACACTACAAACTCTTTGGGTAACGGAAGCGAAAAAGCGGAGAGATGAAATCCGCAGCGGTTTAGTTCAACCGATTCCTGGAGAAGAAGCGTTAGCTCAAGTGAGACGGCTTCTGGAGTCATGA
- a CDS encoding type II toxin-antitoxin system RelE/ParE family toxin — MKYVFHPAALTEYGEAVEFYAQRRVELAKAFINAVEDAIFRIVESPDRWAVVDEDIRRCLTRKFPYGILYTIEDDYILIVAVMHCSREPGYWKVRVAQKPSDG, encoded by the coding sequence ATGAAATATGTCTTTCATCCAGCCGCTTTAACTGAATATGGTGAAGCGGTTGAGTTTTATGCACAGCGTCGGGTTGAATTAGCAAAGGCTTTTATTAATGCGGTTGAGGATGCCATTTTTCGGATTGTTGAGTCACCGGATCGTTGGGCTGTCGTTGACGAAGATATTCGTCGATGTCTGACGCGCAAATTTCCTTATGGAATTTTATATACTATCGAGGACGATTATATTTTGATTGTAGCGGTGATGCACTGTAGCCGAGAACCAGGATACTGGAAAGTGCGTGTCGCACAGAAACCCTCAGATGGATGA
- a CDS encoding IS4 family transposase has protein sequence MKELRWAAQELRYANLGDARRNKRLVKIVEDLAAQPNESIPTACGNWAATKATYNLWKSPRIKPDDIRLSHQISTVERSQEHSVVLAIQDTTDLNFTHHPSKKGMGPISSKPMVTGLKVHSVLAVSTLGVPLGVLHQQVWARNPQEVGKRHTRRQRQTADKESQCWLSASVATELALPEDIEVVTIADREADIYDLFAMTRQRRSHLLIRGTHNRRVDHQAKYLHASIEQAPVAGLVTITVPRNGQRPQRQATLTVRFATLEIQPPRHHLQRAKLSPVTLQVVLATESHPPKDTTPICWLLLTTLPVNSFDEAVQCIRWYSFRWLIERYHYVLKSGCHLEQLQLETRERIECALATYSIVAWRLLWLTYQARSSPDTPCDTVLQTHEWQALYCTIHSQPIPPQQPPSLRQAVGWIAQLGGFLGRKHDGEPGVKTIWRGWQRLQDIAATWQLLHS, from the coding sequence ATGAAAGAACTTCGATGGGCAGCCCAAGAATTGCGGTACGCTAACTTAGGTGATGCTCGGCGAAATAAACGCCTGGTTAAAATTGTCGAAGACTTAGCCGCACAGCCGAATGAAAGCATTCCAACGGCTTGTGGAAATTGGGCAGCAACCAAAGCTACCTACAACTTGTGGAAATCACCACGCATCAAACCCGATGACATCCGTTTGTCTCATCAAATCAGTACTGTGGAACGGTCACAAGAGCATAGTGTTGTCTTGGCAATACAAGACACAACGGATCTCAACTTCACTCACCATCCGAGCAAGAAGGGTATGGGTCCGATTAGTAGCAAGCCAATGGTGACGGGATTAAAAGTTCATTCGGTGTTGGCGGTGAGTACCTTGGGCGTACCCTTAGGAGTACTACACCAACAAGTGTGGGCACGTAATCCACAAGAGGTAGGCAAGCGACATACTCGTCGTCAAAGGCAGACTGCCGACAAAGAAAGTCAATGCTGGCTAAGTGCTTCCGTTGCGACCGAGTTAGCCTTACCTGAAGACATAGAGGTGGTGACGATTGCCGATCGCGAAGCGGATATTTACGATTTATTTGCCATGACTCGTCAAAGGCGATCGCATCTATTGATCCGAGGTACTCATAATCGTCGTGTTGACCATCAAGCCAAGTATTTGCACGCCAGCATTGAGCAAGCGCCAGTTGCGGGATTGGTCACCATTACTGTACCTCGTAACGGTCAGCGACCCCAGAGGCAAGCTACCCTAACCGTTCGCTTTGCTACCCTAGAGATACAACCACCTCGCCATCATCTCCAAAGAGCTAAACTGTCTCCAGTTACTCTTCAAGTGGTATTAGCTACTGAATCTCATCCACCCAAGGATACCACACCCATTTGCTGGTTATTGTTAACCACCCTACCTGTCAATAGTTTTGATGAAGCTGTCCAATGTATACGATGGTACTCTTTTCGCTGGCTGATTGAACGCTATCACTACGTTCTTAAAAGCGGTTGTCACCTCGAACAACTACAATTGGAAACACGAGAGCGTATTGAGTGTGCTTTGGCTACTTATTCCATTGTTGCTTGGCGCTTATTGTGGCTCACTTATCAAGCTCGCTCTAGTCCTGATACACCTTGCGATACTGTTTTACAGACCCATGAGTGGCAAGCTCTCTATTGTACTATTCACTCTCAACCTATACCTCCACAACAACCTCCTTCTCTCCGGCAAGCCGTTGGTTGGATTGCTCAACTCGGCGGTTTCTTAGGGCGTAAACATGATGGTGAACCTGGAGTCAAAACTATTTGGCGCGGTTGGCAGAGACTACAAGATATCGCTGCTACCTGGCAGTTACTTCACTCCTAG
- a CDS encoding ATP-binding protein, with protein MYTRPIANPANAHTLHTALTHIEKRLNAISQPTPEPLPDIDTLLNTATQTTSPPLALTHLCTTFNLTPFERNTLLLCAASALIPYFPQLCIEAQGSQQYPYPTFNLALNLFGNPGVSFGGDEAMNALSPTSPLQYWQLVNTEPSVPLPISPLQLDNSILLYLLGQPYQDTQLMHLIQPLDTPIPPTLQPSHQQISDRITQLWQTNPNSQDSLAEPLVGAGLVTSGNNGNDKGKTRPYTLDTPQSNLPIIQLCNTTPSAAAAIITTVASLLNRPLKRLEAHRLPTSLQDVSHLIRRWHRDAILTQSILFLDCQDFNTSHTPHLEALCHFLKAIHTPLIISTPQRLPSAQRPFITYDIPSLTHLEQLYLWHTHLGEITTQLNGEIPALAAQFNLTETDIQAACIAFHSDIAQLQTPAKPKGRKKPTTTDTAFPLSPLTTHLWDICRIQSRPRLEDLAQRLEPTATWDDFVLPEPELKLLKDMVNQVRQRVKVYTEWGFGQKSNRGLGISALFAGQSGTGKTMAAEVLANALRLDLYRIDLSAVISKYIGETEKNLRRIFDAAETGGAILLFDEADAIFGKRTQVKDSHDRHANVEVSYLLQRMEAYQGLAILTTNLKESLDQAFLRRIRFIVKFPYPDAASRAKIWERIFPKETPTRKLDYAKLGKLQATGGNIRSIAMNAAFFAAEEGKPVTMQHLLDATRQECAKLERGITSPEIQGWVK; from the coding sequence ATGTACACCCGCCCCATCGCCAACCCCGCCAACGCCCACACCCTCCACACCGCCCTCACCCATATCGAAAAACGCCTCAACGCCATTTCCCAACCCACTCCCGAACCCCTCCCCGATATCGACACCCTCCTCAACACCGCCACCCAAACCACTTCCCCACCCCTCGCCCTCACCCACCTGTGTACCACCTTCAACCTCACCCCCTTTGAACGCAACACCCTACTTTTATGCGCCGCATCTGCCTTAATTCCCTACTTTCCCCAACTCTGCATCGAAGCCCAAGGGAGCCAACAGTACCCCTATCCCACGTTTAACCTCGCCCTGAACCTGTTTGGCAATCCCGGTGTCTCCTTTGGGGGCGATGAGGCGATGAATGCCCTTTCCCCCACATCCCCGCTACAGTATTGGCAACTGGTAAACACCGAACCCTCAGTACCACTTCCCATCAGCCCCCTGCAACTGGATAATAGTATTTTGCTGTATTTATTGGGTCAACCCTATCAAGACACCCAGTTGATGCACCTGATTCAACCCCTAGACACACCGATTCCGCCTACCCTGCAACCCTCTCATCAACAAATAAGCGATCGCATCACCCAGTTATGGCAGACTAATCCTAATAGCCAGGACTCTCTTGCTGAACCCTTAGTCGGGGCGGGTTTAGTGACATCTGGGAACAATGGAAACGATAAGGGTAAAACCCGCCCCTACACCCTCGACACACCACAATCAAACCTACCCATCATCCAACTGTGTAACACCACCCCCAGCGCCGCCGCCGCCATCATCACCACCGTCGCCTCCCTCCTCAACCGCCCCCTCAAACGCCTCGAAGCCCATCGCCTCCCCACCTCTCTCCAAGACGTCTCTCACCTCATCCGCCGTTGGCACAGAGACGCCATCCTCACCCAGAGTATCCTCTTCCTCGATTGCCAAGACTTCAACACCAGCCATACCCCCCATTTAGAGGCACTCTGCCACTTCCTCAAAGCCATCCACACCCCCCTCATCATCAGCACCCCCCAACGCCTCCCCTCCGCCCAACGCCCCTTCATCACCTACGATATCCCCTCCCTCACCCATCTCGAACAACTCTACCTCTGGCACACCCACCTAGGGGAAATCACCACCCAACTCAACGGCGAAATCCCCGCCCTCGCCGCCCAATTCAACCTCACCGAAACCGATATCCAAGCCGCCTGTATCGCCTTCCACTCGGATATCGCCCAACTCCAAACCCCAGCCAAACCCAAGGGGCGTAAAAAACCCACCACCACTGACACCGCTTTCCCCCTCTCCCCCCTCACCACCCACCTCTGGGATATCTGTCGTATCCAATCCCGCCCCCGTTTAGAAGATTTGGCACAACGCTTAGAACCCACCGCCACTTGGGATGATTTTGTTTTACCAGAACCCGAACTTAAACTCCTCAAAGACATGGTGAATCAGGTGCGCCAACGGGTTAAAGTCTATACTGAATGGGGATTTGGTCAGAAAAGTAATCGGGGGTTAGGGATTAGCGCCCTATTTGCCGGACAAAGTGGTACGGGGAAAACCATGGCAGCAGAAGTCTTGGCAAATGCCTTACGCTTAGATTTATATCGAATTGACCTATCTGCCGTCATTAGTAAATATATCGGCGAAACCGAGAAAAATCTGCGCCGTATCTTCGACGCCGCCGAAACCGGAGGGGCAATTCTCCTCTTTGACGAAGCCGACGCCATCTTTGGCAAACGCACCCAAGTCAAAGACTCCCATGACCGTCATGCTAATGTAGAAGTCAGCTATCTGCTCCAACGGATGGAAGCCTATCAAGGATTAGCCATTCTCACCACCAATTTAAAAGAATCCCTAGACCAAGCCTTTTTACGCCGCATCCGCTTTATCGTCAAATTCCCCTATCCTGATGCAGCATCCCGTGCCAAAATTTGGGAACGCATCTTCCCCAAAGAAACCCCAACTCGGAAACTGGATTATGCGAAACTCGGCAAACTCCAAGCCACCGGGGGAAATATCCGTTCTATTGCCATGAATGCCGCCTTTTTTGCCGCCGAAGAAGGTAAACCCGTCACCATGCAACATCTCTTAGACGCCACTAGACAAGAATGCGCCAAGTTAGAACGGGGTATCACCTCTCCCGAAATTCAAGGCTGGGTTAAATAG